The Chlamydia sp. 04-14 DNA segment TTAACTCTTCAATTAAAAATACTCTTTTAATTAGTTAATTCAGAAAATCTTTTTTCAATATATCCCCAATTAATTACTCGAGGAATTGCTTTTAAATAATCTAATCTAACATTTTTATATTGGAGATAGTAAGCATGCTCCCAAACATCTACTCCTAGAAGGGGCACCTTACCAGTGGTCGCCTCTAGAGGATCTTGGTTCACTGTTGCATGTAGCATAAGCTCTTGTTTTTTGGGACAAAAAGCTAGCCATGCCCACCCTGATCCTTGAATAGGAGCTGCAAATTCAATAAATTCTTTTAAAAAATTATCAAAAGTTCCCCAAAATTTCTCAATTAGCTTCAGTAATCCATGTTTTGGAGGCACACCTCCACCACGATCTACTGGAGCTAACATTTCCCAAAATAGGGAGTGATTGATGTGTCCACCACCATTAAAACGTATAGCAGGCTCTAAAGAAATAAGACGTGTAAGATCTTGTTGCGCGCCAGCAACATCTAATTTTTTCAAAGCGTCGTTCAAATTATTTATATAACCTTGATGATGCTTCTGATGATGTAAACGCATAATTTCTGCACTAATCACTGGTTCTAAAGCATCATAATCATAGGGTAATTCAGGTAAAGTATAGGGTACAAAGGTCATAAGGAAGTCCTTCATATCTGTCTTGAGTTCATCAAGAACATGGTTTGGAGATATTCTATTTCATAATGGGCAAATTTTGACTCGATCTCGTACAACAAAGACAAAACGAGAACAAAAATCTAGCCAGCTTTCTGCAGCGCCAGTGTAGATGTGCTGAAGATATTACTACAAGGGGATTTTAATTTTATTACTCGTCTTGCAAGGAAGAAAACTTCTCATTAAATTCGGAAATAAAATTCTCTAATTTCCTCTGACTTTCTTGTTCTCTTTGGATTTGTTCTTGTTTCTTGTCTGCTAC contains these protein-coding regions:
- a CDS encoding superoxide dismutase, whose protein sequence is MTFVPYTLPELPYDYDALEPVISAEIMRLHHQKHHQGYINNLNDALKKLDVAGAQQDLTRLISLEPAIRFNGGGHINHSLFWEMLAPVDRGGGVPPKHGLLKLIEKFWGTFDNFLKEFIEFAAPIQGSGWAWLAFCPKKQELMLHATVNQDPLEATTGKVPLLGVDVWEHAYYLQYKNVRLDYLKAIPRVINWGYIEKRFSELTN